A stretch of Dyella sp. BiH032 DNA encodes these proteins:
- the azu gene encoding azurin, with translation MYRKLAALALLGLAASPAFAADCAATVEANDAMQFNQKSIEVPKTCKQFTVTLKHTGKLPKAAMGHNWVLAATADEAGINADGAKAGVASDYLKPGDTRVLAHTKLIGGGESATATVPVAKLKAGETYAFFCSFPGHAALMKGTLSLAK, from the coding sequence ATGTACCGCAAGCTCGCCGCCCTCGCCCTGCTGGGCCTGGCGGCCTCCCCCGCCTTCGCCGCCGATTGCGCGGCCACCGTCGAAGCCAACGACGCGATGCAGTTCAACCAGAAGAGCATCGAGGTGCCCAAGACCTGCAAGCAGTTCACGGTGACGCTCAAGCACACCGGCAAGCTGCCCAAGGCCGCCATGGGCCACAACTGGGTGCTGGCCGCCACGGCCGACGAAGCCGGCATCAACGCCGACGGCGCCAAGGCGGGCGTGGCCAGCGACTACCTCAAGCCCGGCGATACGCGCGTGCTCGCGCATACCAAGCTGATCGGCGGCGGCGAGAGCGCCACGGCGACGGTGCCGGTGGCCAAGCTGAAAGCTGGCGAGACGTATGCGTTCTTCTGCTCCTTCCCCGGCCACGCGGCGCTCATGAAGGGCACGCTGTCGCTGGCCAAGTGA
- a CDS encoding histidine kinase — protein sequence MTGFFFVIRLAVAWMLAYLFAVIVWNASNNGYHGPGWPFVLAAWILLGMVITGGFSHVRRVRLIAGRVDAATLSSRQRRQVEIPFDAGEAFGVLDAAIRELPRTEAIESAPDSLQVRAKVRRLDPYGNKQPRRWSLPGWFTHRDNQILATVTPGDGSSSVTLICEPCSGAWSDWFRVDDGTNLENAEAITRAITRRVAERRRGEQAEARQTATEKELTVARLNLLHAQVEPHFLYNTLASAQYLTRTDPARADQMLGHLITYLRHSLPRTDEALSTLGDELERSKAYLEILRIRMGERLKLQVDVAPDLLSTPLPPMMLQTLVENAIKHGLEPKPGGGTVWLLGRTKDDAVSVTVADDGLGFSEAGSGTGIGLKNVRERLALVYGGAASLSIVGNFPSGVAATITVPAKLAAEATHG from the coding sequence ATGACCGGTTTCTTCTTCGTGATCCGCCTGGCCGTGGCCTGGATGCTGGCCTACCTGTTCGCGGTCATCGTGTGGAATGCCTCGAACAACGGGTATCACGGACCGGGCTGGCCGTTCGTGCTCGCGGCCTGGATCCTGCTGGGCATGGTGATCACCGGCGGCTTCTCGCATGTGCGCCGCGTACGGCTCATCGCCGGCCGCGTGGATGCCGCCACGCTCAGCAGCCGCCAGCGCCGCCAGGTGGAAATTCCCTTCGATGCCGGCGAGGCCTTCGGCGTGCTGGACGCGGCCATCCGCGAACTGCCGCGCACCGAAGCCATCGAGAGCGCGCCGGACAGCCTGCAGGTGCGCGCCAAGGTGCGCCGCCTCGACCCCTACGGCAACAAACAGCCGCGCCGCTGGTCGTTGCCGGGCTGGTTCACCCATCGCGACAACCAGATCCTCGCCACGGTGACGCCCGGCGACGGCAGCAGCAGTGTCACGCTGATCTGCGAACCGTGCAGCGGTGCGTGGAGCGACTGGTTCCGCGTGGACGATGGCACCAACCTGGAGAACGCCGAGGCGATCACCCGCGCCATCACCCGCCGCGTGGCCGAGCGCCGCCGCGGCGAGCAGGCCGAGGCACGGCAGACGGCGACCGAGAAGGAACTCACCGTCGCGCGGCTGAACCTGCTGCATGCGCAGGTGGAGCCGCACTTCCTCTACAACACGCTGGCCAGCGCGCAGTACCTCACGCGCACCGACCCGGCGCGCGCGGACCAGATGCTGGGCCACCTCATCACCTACCTGCGCCATTCGCTGCCGCGCACGGACGAAGCGCTGTCCACGCTGGGCGACGAGCTGGAACGCTCGAAGGCCTATCTGGAGATCCTGCGCATTCGCATGGGCGAGCGCCTCAAGCTGCAGGTCGACGTGGCGCCGGACCTGCTGTCCACGCCGCTGCCGCCGATGATGCTGCAGACCCTGGTGGAGAACGCGATCAAGCACGGCCTGGAGCCCAAGCCCGGCGGCGGCACCGTCTGGCTGCTCGGGCGGACCAAGGACGACGCCGTCTCCGTCACCGTCGCCGACGACGGCCTGGGCTTCTCCGAAGCCGGCAGCGGCACCGGCATCGGCCTGAAGAATGTGCGCGAGCGCCTCGCCCTGGTGTACGGCGGCGCGGCCTCGCTGTCGATCGTCGGCAACTTCCCCAGCGGCGTCGCCGCCACGATCACGGTGCCGGCGAAGCTGGCCGCGGAGGCCACCCATGGCTAA
- a CDS encoding PLP-dependent cysteine synthase family protein, whose protein sequence is MSMPMHPHAAPEVLPRFGRGRRWVHEALERLAQEAARSADTHLLKLALPGFPQIPFYFKDESSHPSGSLKHRLARSLFLYALCNGRLAEGQTVVDASSGSTAIAEAWFARLLGLPFVAVMPASTAPGKIRDVQALGGHCDLVDDPAQVHARAAWHAERGACHLDQFGLAERATDWRGNNNIAESILGQLRLEPSPVPSWIVCGAGTGGTSATIGRYLRYRRLDTWLCVAEPAGAAFAGGWRAQDRAACATRPTLIEGIGRPRVEPGFLFDVVDHVIEVPDTASIAATLFLEECLGRRYGGSSGTNLIACMQLAAAMRACGEAGGIVTLLCDRGERYEQTLFDPTWRAEHRIDPERWLAALRACAHDGEWRAPPERP, encoded by the coding sequence ATGAGCATGCCGATGCATCCGCACGCCGCTCCCGAAGTCCTGCCGCGTTTCGGCCGGGGCCGCCGCTGGGTGCACGAGGCGCTGGAACGCCTCGCGCAGGAAGCGGCGCGCTCGGCCGACACGCATCTGCTGAAACTGGCGCTTCCCGGTTTTCCGCAGATTCCGTTCTATTTCAAGGACGAGTCCTCTCATCCCAGCGGCAGCCTGAAGCACCGGCTGGCCCGTTCGCTGTTTCTCTATGCGCTGTGCAACGGCCGCCTGGCGGAAGGCCAGACCGTGGTCGATGCCTCTTCCGGCAGTACCGCGATCGCCGAAGCCTGGTTCGCGCGCCTGCTCGGGCTGCCCTTCGTAGCCGTGATGCCGGCGAGTACCGCGCCGGGAAAGATCCGCGACGTGCAGGCGCTGGGCGGCCACTGCGATCTGGTCGACGATCCCGCACAGGTGCACGCGCGCGCCGCCTGGCATGCGGAACGCGGCGCCTGTCACCTCGACCAGTTCGGCCTGGCCGAACGCGCCACCGATTGGCGTGGCAACAACAACATCGCCGAATCCATCCTCGGCCAGCTGCGGCTGGAGCCCTCACCGGTGCCGTCCTGGATCGTCTGCGGCGCGGGCACCGGCGGCACCTCGGCCACCATCGGTCGCTACCTGCGCTATCGCCGGCTGGATACCTGGCTGTGCGTGGCCGAGCCGGCCGGCGCCGCCTTCGCCGGAGGCTGGCGCGCGCAGGATCGTGCCGCCTGCGCCACGCGGCCGACGCTCATCGAAGGCATCGGCCGTCCACGCGTCGAACCGGGCTTCCTGTTCGACGTGGTCGACCACGTGATCGAAGTGCCCGACACCGCATCGATCGCCGCCACGTTGTTCCTGGAGGAATGTCTCGGGCGCCGCTACGGCGGCTCCTCCGGCACCAACCTGATCGCCTGCATGCAGCTGGCTGCGGCCATGCGCGCCTGCGGCGAGGCAGGCGGCATCGTCACCCTGCTCTGCGATCGCGGCGAGCGCTACGAGCAGACGCTGTTCGATCCCACGTGGCGCGCGGAACATCGCATCGACCCGGAACGCTGGCTCGCAGCCCTGCGCGCCTGCGCGCACGACGGCGAATGGCGGGCGCCGCCGGAACGTCCCTGA